One window from the genome of Bacillus rossius redtenbacheri isolate Brsri chromosome 10, Brsri_v3, whole genome shotgun sequence encodes:
- the LOC134535871 gene encoding mucin-2 isoform X1, producing the protein MLPRWLCLAACCAAALCLPFPSANEEADGEASRKVLGSSVVTSVSVIMDLGNGTKKYYADPEGKPVSKPTSASLVGSPSSLLHPDRYEFYTFNEAGDLVKRLMTLEEIQGIIASGDGDGGELPPSYYHQQLPQGLKSPALLGEGDVGELSSPVDGVHEVVESVQNVLKEEMEAARNKTTAPRPATTLSSTWRPEEPSGTPAASVPTTHRPSSRKPVKTPSPHVPSSSVPTTTTRTTGSSTARSPSTTNPSQEISSRRPVSSSSLLPAKKPAAVNTENPLQSKNSSTVRYSTTEASSASLMTSAEVSEKEETTSKRPLTSDIDGNFLDNDENQASASNINTEIVNNTKSNVFGMSQNGSSVQPPSDKEKFVDTIVTSSWTTVIGKTTEKPAESYQNSEHSSNNDNEYSQQSSVTSIQNIKPSVMVIANSTINTISTGKPISQQLSNNNAGENMNAESNNNGGDFKPSKNSSTSIQNVQPMVTIIINSTVNTASGATTIRDPISAKPLLSFTASYIPGVPNLQESPSSTVTERIAAEDSSEEYTTNDSSSEEDSSENSSSFRPVSTELPDSVFTTLLQILGADLTTQPSEEYESTESENKMTVVPKINESAASSNIEISQIKTDMGTKTPANSEDMASPSQINPTKSTEMAEHLQSKPMANDSFLMERNHSISTIVEMLMDENPSDVPQSSIPVQNLQNGNNENALLSLQEKTKESSTTVIPPKESIKNISVTEIASNTSHESLAPNALEGGTVVLYSNDLIPQKSEIKSVIKYSPTKSSLSSEEKLHNKTLATTTPKYTSEKTSEMNLIQETTTTLLETRDSTTSGFINTDSDTYTSTEYFTDTSKYSELEKTTDTLSVTSTNTKLMKSNTTYAGNKIPASSDIDEVIERGTISPDSYFIISGNGGPIEESDLLAPPEQQNVYTSKYNNTYITNGGQLASNASESENPETSNNFKTASSDKKYAVTKINRTESYTFAPSLVSTESVETDEGKEEVNTTSTVSTITTKKSDIITPDVPTDIPVAQSGIVPIKISPEMAESMSNVMSQISNKIATTIFTTDKEMIPDMTTQITTTNFEDSPSTPVMSSVVINQVEQEKVAMKNNTGTLPDTEPYVAKVSQGSLNTAETNNIFNTVTAHSQETTTSLYSDETTGGFTMDDKVKEENESMLATRMSYKNGTEIDEIVKNNIDVKNKSNVSELSTTHLQHETHASASSLVNEYTGISEKHNENLDETKDSTTMTSQENSTPEPASLLEETSTILSAETPADSTAFTTLMTKNKPPNIVSVPEVDDQTTTLIPVTSSTESIVTDKLPLASQIKGTQVKLIDNEDEQMLKVDIVTVPNRESSNVSMVNQTVLEEPSTTWHKIFDSSKAEANRTTSKLTTGAVTESIKETNYIDIIASDTVNDNVNATKTNSVHRVKPGEVKNNILEGGNSLIAEDKPNEQSISTANKNISKIVIVPGITQAIFHTEEYDHFSTTGEPPMTTTNGADPVAETILPSKYVEFVVDGEATSAEAATTEDATTEQPENVMDLDNEVQSTEKTWAPVSTVTPPQAKITTSRTADQTTRAHVDVKATTVRRPAQSTVDLRPAPEESLGLESSMADLDKDVGDFAELCNELALKLWKPAANRRATVSRSLVMSPFAVTSLLAMVFLGARGGTSGQMNDILRLDDVVTFNPHQVFRNVTESLVATKNPGVATAAFVRELYSDKAKGKLLDFYKERAQQFYDGHVEEVNFNMVGDVVRRRTNLLVKRQTSGRVSEYIRGTNIMLRPPLSVFSANIFQTDCSGASTAGRDGEMYFTVIPASRQRRLVPVPAAVWRSGFLAGYDPQLDATAAALGGADSLVSTVLLLPGQQGNVAPGDSVAALEERLWNSAWSRGAWSRLLRSLLPHPGLELQLPRFSHRSMLNLTDTLQRMGLKDLFSEGRADLKGLNGLANDLHLSDIVQVNTFGTCGELTADARHHVEVFPGASQRSGRREARRLDLYSIPLELRPRQAREPDAPRLRFDRPFLYAVRHNPTGLILHMGRFNPRLVR; encoded by the exons ATGCTGCCGCGATGGCTGTGCCTGGCGGCGTGCTGCGCCGCGGCGCTCTGCCTGCCGTTCCCCTCCGCCAATGAGGAGGCGGACGGCGAGGCCTCCAGGAAGGTCCTCGGCTCCAG CGTGGTGACCTCGGTGTCCGTGATCATGGACCTGGGTAACGGCACCAAGAAGTACTACGCCGACCCGGAGGGCAAGCCCGTGTCCAAACCCACTTCGGCCTCCCTGGTGGGCAGCCCTTCCAGCCTGCTGCACCCGGACCGCTACGAGTTCTACACCTTCAACGAGGCCGGGGACCTGGTGAAGCGCCTGATGACCTTGGAGGAGATCCAGGGCATCATCGCCAGCGGCGACGGCGACGGCGGCGAGCTGCCCCCCAGCTACTACCACCAGCAGCTGCCCCAAGGCCTCAAGTCCCCGGCGCTGCTGGGCGAGGGAGACGTGGGCGAGCTGTCCTCGCCCGTCGACGGGGTCCACGAGGTCGTCGAGAGCGTGCAGAACGTGCTCAAGGAGGAGATGGAGGCGGCCAGGAACAAGACGACCGCCCCCAGGCCGGCGACCACGCTCTCCAGCACGTGGAGACCGGAGGAACCCTCCGGCACTCCCGCCGCCTCGGTGCCGACCACACACCGGCCGTCGTCGAGGAAGCCAGTCAAGACGCCGTCCCCACACGTCCCGTCTTCGTCCGTGCCCACCACCACGACCAGAACCACAGGGTCGAGCACCGCCAGGTCGCCGTCAACAACGAATCCGTCGCAAGAGATTTCCTCCAGAAGACCTGTATCATCTTCGTCGCTATTGCCTGCGAAGAAACCCGCCGCAGTCAACACAGAAAACCCGCTGCAATCGAAAAATTCTAGCACTGTTAGGTATTCGACAACTGAAGCTAGTAGTGCTAGCTTGATGACTTCAGCAGAAGTTTCAGAAAAGGAAGAAACTACATCAAAAAGGCCACTGACTAGTGATATTGATGGTAATTTTCTTGATAATGACGAGAACCAAGCTTCTGCTAGTAATATCAATACTGAAATTGTCAATAATACCAAGAGCAATGTATTTGGAATGAGCCAAAACGGTTCGTCTGTTCAGCCACCCTCTGATAAAGAAAAATTTGTGGATACTATTGTGACTTCTAGCTGGACCACAGTAATTGGTAAGACAACAGAAAAACCTGCCGAAAGTTACCAAAACTCTGAACATTCCTCGAATAATGACAATGAATATAGCCAGCAGTCTTCCGTGACTTCAATTCAGAACATTAAGCCAAGTGTAATGGTCATAGCAAATTCAACCATAAATACTATTTCTACCGGAAAACCAATTTCCCAGCAACTGAGTAACAACAATGCAGGTGAAAATATGAATGCCGAATCAAATAATAATGGAGGAGATTTCAAACCAAGTAAAAATTCTTCAACTTCTATTCAAAATGTGCAACCAATGGTGACAATTATCATAAATTCTACTGTAAACACAGCTTCTGGAGCAACAACAATCAGGGATCCAATATCTGCTAAACCACTTCTTAGCTTTACTGCATCTTATATACCAGGAGTGCCAAATCTTCAAGAAAGTCCTTCATCGACAGTAACTGAAAGAATAGCAGCTGAAGATTCATCAGAAGAGTATACCACAAATGACTCGTCCAGTGAAGAAGACTCATCAGAAAATTCAAGCAGTTTTCGACCAGTAAGCACTGAATTGCCCGATAGTGTATTTACCACTTTACTTCAAATTTTAGGAGCAGATCTAACGACTCAGCCATCGGAAGAGTATGAATCGACGGAATCTGAAAACAAGATGACTGTAGTCCCAAAAATTAATGAATCTGCAGCTAGTTCTAATATAGAAATAAGCCAAATAAAGACTGACATGGGAACCAAAACCCCTGCTAACAGTGAAGACATGGCTTCGCCATCACAAATTAATCCAACGAAGAGTACAGAAATGGCAGAACATCTTCAATCCAAACCCATGGCAAATGATTCGTTTTTAATGGAAAGAAATCATTCGATTTCTACAATAGTTGAAATGCTGATGGATGAAAATCCATCTGATGTTCCTCAATCTTCTATTCCAgtccaaaatttacaaaatggaaATAACGAAAATGCTTTACTCTCATTGCAAGAAAAAACAAAAGAATCTTCAACAACTGTAATCCCTCCTAaagaatcaataaaaaatattagtgtAACTGAAATAGCTTCTAACACATCCCATGAAAGTTTGGCTCCAAATGCATTAGAAGGTGGTACTGTGGTCTTATATTCTAATGATTTGATCCCTCAGAAATCTGAAATAaaatctgtaattaaatattCACCTACAAAATCTTCCCTTTCTTCAGAGGAAAAACTTCACAATAAAACGTTAGCAACCACCACCCCTAAATATACCAGCGAAAAAACATCAGAGATGAATTTAATTCAGGAAACGACAACAACCCTTTTAGAAACTCGTGATTCCACAACTTCTGGATTTATTAATACTGATTCGGATACATATACATCAACTGAATACTTTACAGACACTTCAAAATACTCTGAATTAGAGAAAACTACAGACACGTTAAGTGTAACCAGTACAAATACCAAACTAATGAAATCAAATACCACCTATGCTGGAAACAAAATACCAGCCTCTAGTGATATTGATGAAGTAATTGAAAGAGGAACAATTTCACCAGATAGCTATTTTATAATTTCTGGCAATGGCGGACCAATTGAAGAAAGTGATTTGTTAGCACCACCAGAACAACAAAATGTGTACACTTCTAAATATAATAATACGTACATCACAAATGGGGGACAGTTGGCATCAAATGCTTCAGAATCAGAAAATCCAGAAACATCAAATAATTTCAAAACTGCATCCAGCGACAAGAAATACGCAGTAACTAAAATAAATCGTACTGAAAGTTATACGTTTGCTCCCTCGCTGGTTAGTACTGAATCGGTAGAAACTGATGAGGGCAAAGAGGAAGTAAATACTACTTCCACAGTGTCAACCATTACAACCAAAAAATCAGATATAATTACTCCAGATGTGCCTACAGACATACCTGTTGCTCAAAGTGGTATAGTACCTATAAAAATCTCTCCTGAGATGGCAGAATCAATGTCTAATGTTATGTctcaaatttcaaataaaatcgCCACAACAATTTTTACTACAGACAAAGAAATGATACCTGATATGACAACACAGATAACCACTACTAACTTCGAAGACTCCCCTAGCACACCAGTAATGTCTTCTGTAGTGATTAATCAAGTAGAACAAGAAAAAGTTGCTATGAAAAACAATACTGGAACATTGCCAGATACTGAACCATATGTTGCAAAAGTATCTCAAGGGTCTCTCAACACAGCAGAgaccaataatatatttaatactgtTACCGCTCACTCTCAAGAAACTACGACGAGTTTGTACTCTGATGAAACGACAGGCGGTTTTACAATGGATGACAAAGTAAAAGAAGAAAATGAATCTATGCTAGCTACTCGCATGAGTTACAAGAATGGAACAGAAATCGATGAGATTGTCAAGAACAACATTGacgtaaaaaataaaagcaatgTTAGTGAATTGTCCACAACACATCTCCAGCATGAAACACATGCCTCAGCAAGTTCTTTGGTAAACGAATATACGGGTATTAGTGAAAAACACAATGAAAACTTAGATGAAACAAAAGATAGTACTACCATGACATCACAAGAAAATTCCACACCAGAACCAGCCAGTCTACTCGAGGAGACATCTACCATTTTGTCTGCAGAGACTCCTGCCGATTCAACTGCATTCACTACACTAATGACCAAAAATAAGCCCCCCAACATAGTTTCTGTCCCTGAAGTCGACGATCAAACAACAACATTGATACCAGTGACATCATCCACAGAAAGTATAGTGACAGATAAGCTGCCGCTTGCATCTCAGATCAAAGGAACTCAAGTTAAGTTAATAGACAATGAAGACGAGCAAATGTTGAAAGTAGACATTGTTACTGTTCCAAACAGAGAAAGCAGTAATGTAAGCATGGTCAACCAGACAGTTTTGGAAGAACCTTCAACAACATGGCATAAAATTTTTGATTCATCCAAAGCAGAAGCAAACAGAACTACTTCAAAACTCACCACAGGTGCAGTTACAGAGTCTATCAAGGAAACTAATTATATAGATATAATTGCCAGTGACACTGTCAATGATAATGTCAACGCAACCAAAACTAACAGTGTACATCGTGTGAAACCGGGCGaggttaaaaacaatattttggaaGGAGGAAACAGCCTAATTGCCGAAGATAAGCCCAACGAACAAAGCATATCcactgcaaataaaaatatttccaaaatcgTAATTGTTCCGGGTATCACTCAAGCAATTTTCCACACGGAGGAATATGACCATTTCTCTACAACCGGGGAGCCGCCGATGACCACAACTAATGGCGCCGATCCAGTCGCCGAAACGATACTCCCCTCCAAGTACGTGGAGTTCGTCGTCGATGGCGAGGCCACGAGCGCCGAAGCCGCGACCACCGAGGACGCAACGACAGAACAGCCCGAGAACGTGATGGACCTGGACAACGAAGTGCAGAGCACGGAGAAGACATGGGCACCGGTGTCCACGGTGACTCCTCCGCAGGCCAAGATCACCACGTCCCGCACGGCGGACCAGACCACCCGCGCCCACGTGGACGTGAAAGCGACGACGGTCAGGAGACCCGCGCAGTCCACCGTGGACCTTCGACCGGCGCCCGAGGAGAGCCTCGGGCTGGAGTCGTCGATGGCGGACCTGGACAAGGACGTCGGCGACTTCGCCGAGCTGTGCAACGAGCTGGCGCTGAAGCTGTGGAAGCCGGCGGCCAACCGGCGCGCCACCGTCTCCCGCAGCCTGGTGATGTCGCCCTTCGCCGTGACCTCGCTGCTCGCCATGGTGTTCCTGGGCGCGCGAGGGGGCACCTCGGGCCAGATGAACGACATCCTGCGGCTGGACGACGTGGTCACCTTCAACCCGCACCAGGTGTTCCGGAACGTGACCGAGTCCCTGGTGGCGACCAAGAACCCGGGGGTGGCGACCGCCGCCTTCGTCCGGGAACTGTACAGCGACAAG GCCAAGGGCAAGCTGCTGGACTTCTACAAGGAGCGCGCGCAGCAGTTCTACGACGGCCACGTGGAGGAGGTGAACTTCAACATGGTGGGCGACGTGGTGAGGCGGCGCACCAACCTGCTGGTGAAGCGCCAGACCTCGGGCCGGGTGTCCGAGTACATCCGCGGCACCAACATCATGCTGCGCCCGCCGCTGTCCGTCTTCAGCGCCAACATCTTCCAG ACCGACTGCAGCGGCGCCTCGACGGCGGGCCGCGACGGCGAGATGTACTTCACGGTGATCCCGGCGAGCCGGCAGCGGCGCCTGGTGCCCGTGCCGGCCGCCGTGTGGCGCTCCGGCTTCCTGGCCGGCTACGACCCGCAGCTAGACGCCACCGCCGCGGCACTGGGCGGCGCCGACTCGCTCGTCAGCACGGTGCTGCTGCTTCCCGGCCAGCAGGGCAACGTGGCGCCCGGAGACAGCGTGGCCGCGCTGGAGGAGCGCCTCTGGAACTCTGCGTGGAGCCGCGGCGCCTGGTCCAG